Part of the Geobacter pickeringii genome, GAAAACGGCAAGCACGTGGTAACCGCCAACAAGGCGCTCCTTGCTCTGCACGGCGCTGAGATTTACGCCGCTGCCGCCCGCAAGGGAGTCGAGGTGCTTTTCGAGGCGGCTGTGGGGGGAGGCATTCCGGTCATCTCCGCCCTTCGGGGGAATATGGCTGCCAACAACTTCTCCACCGTCTTCGGGATACTTAACGGTACATGCAACTACATACTTACCCGGATGACCAAGGAAGGGGTTGATTTCGCAGATGTTTTGAGGAATGCTCAAGAGCTCGGCTATGCTGAAGCCGATCCCACCTTTGATGTCGAGGGAGTCGACACGGCGCACAAACTTGCGCTCTTGGTCTCGCTCTGTTTCGGCACCCGGGTCAACTTCGACGATATTCACACCGAGGGGATCAGTTCCCTTTCGTCAGTCGACATCAAGTTTGCACGGGATTTCGGTTACAAGATCAAGCTGCTGGCCATCGGCAAGCGTGATGCCGATGGAGTGGAGGCGCGGGTGCACCCGACCATGATCCCGGTCAGCAACCCCCTCGCGGACGTCGACGGCGTCTTCAATGCGATCCGCTTCACCGGTGACTTCATCGGGCCGGTCATGTTCTACGGGCGCGGGGCGGGAATGGACCCGACCGCCAGCGCCGTCGCGGGCGACATCATCGACATTGCCCGTAACATCATGACCGGCATCGGCCGGCGTGCTGCCCCCCTCGGGTACGGTGACAATGCGGTCGTCACCCTTCCGATCAAGCCGATGGGGAGCATCGAGGGGAAGTACTACCTTCGTTTCAGCGCGGTTGACAAGCCGGGCGTCCTGGCCAAGATATCCGGCGTTCTCGGAAAGTATGACATCAGCATCGAGTCGATGGTCCAGAGTGCGCGGATGGCGGGCGAAGAGGTGCCGATCGTCATCATGACCCACGAGGCCCGGGAAGAGTATGTACGCAAGGCCCTGGACGAGATCGACACCTTCGATATCATAACCCAGAAGAGCAGGCTGATCCGGATCGAGGATAATCTTGAATGATCCGGACGCGATTCGCTTTCCGTAATGTGCAAAGGCGGCCCCAAAGGCCGCCTTTGCTATTTGGGGCTCTCGGTACGGCAGGCGTCCTGATGGGGAATGAGCTCGGTGAAGTGGTTGATTGAGGGGAAGCATGCCGATGGTACCGGCTGAATGGCGGAGCTGAAACGGCTCACGTAGATCAGAAAACGGATACCGTAATTTTGGGCGGTGCCGAGGTTTGTCTCGCTGTCTTCCCCGAGGAGGGTGCGGGCGGGATCATAGGGAACCTTTTCGCGCAGTTTCCCCCAAAAGGCATTTTCCTCTTTGGGAAGGCCGATGTCGTGAGCCGACACGATGCCGGTGAAATAGGGGCCGAGCCGGGTCTTCCTCATTTTGAGGGTGAGGGTCTTGCCGTGGGCATTGGTGACGAGCCAGGCACTTTTGCCGTTCTGGCGCAGGAAGAGCAGAAACTCCACCACTCCCGGATGGACGGCGATCAGGTGCTCCACTTCGAGTTTCAGGAGAGGGATGTCGAGGCCGAGCCGGTCAGACCAGTAGTCGAGGTCGGTCCAGTTGAGCGTTCGCTCCTGGGAGCGGAACTGGCTGTAGAGCAGCGCCTTCGCGTCGGGAAGGGAGATGCCGTTTTTGGCGGCATAGCGCTTGGGCACGTGCTCGAGCCAGAAGTGGTCGTCAAAGTGGCGGTCCAGGAGCGTGCCGTCCATGTCGAGCAGGACGGTGTCGATCTGGTTCCAATCGATAATCATGGCGATGATGGCAAAGAAAAGACCCTTAGCGGGCCTTTTCCTCTATGAACGCCTTGATCGAGTCACGGTCGGCATCAAGGAGCTGGCAGCGGCTCGGCAGTTGCTCGATTCCTTCGAGAGAGGCGGGGCGCGGCGGCTCGAAGCCGACGGCCCTGACCACCGCTTCGGCGAACTTGGCGGGATGGGCGGTGGCAAGGCAGATCGCCGGAGTTCCGTCCGTCACGAGTTCCCGGGCCGCCTTTACGCCGACCGCGGTGTGGGGGTCAAGGATGTAGCCGGTTTCCGCATGGAAGGACGAGATCGTCTCAATGGTCTCCGTTTCGTTCACCGAACGGGAGATGAATTCGTCACGGACCCGCGCCATCTCGGCGGGAGAAAAGTCGATCCGCCCCTTGGTGGGGAGGGCGGCAAACGCCTGGCAAACCCGCGCGGGGTCCTCATCGAAGAGATAGAAGAGGTAGCGCTCGAAGTTGGAGGCGAGCTGAATATCCATGGAGGGAGAAACGGTGGGGACCACATCCCCGAGGGAGTAGTCGCCTTCGGTGACAAAGCGGGCCAGGATGTTGTTTTCGTTGGTGGCAAGCAGGAGTTTCTGCACCGGGAGCCCCATCCGTTTCGCCACGTATCCGGCAAAGATGTCGCCGAAGTTTCCGGTGGGAACAGAAAAGACCACCTCGCTTCCGAACGGTTCGGC contains:
- a CDS encoding homoserine dehydrogenase; the encoded protein is MNEIKVGLLGFGTIGTGVAKLLATNADLIAAKVGAPVTLKKIADLDITTDRGISVPAGVLTTNADEVLTDPEISVVIELIGGYNPAKAFVLKAIENGKHVVTANKALLALHGAEIYAAAARKGVEVLFEAAVGGGIPVISALRGNMAANNFSTVFGILNGTCNYILTRMTKEGVDFADVLRNAQELGYAEADPTFDVEGVDTAHKLALLVSLCFGTRVNFDDIHTEGISSLSSVDIKFARDFGYKIKLLAIGKRDADGVEARVHPTMIPVSNPLADVDGVFNAIRFTGDFIGPVMFYGRGAGMDPTASAVAGDIIDIARNIMTGIGRRAAPLGYGDNAVVTLPIKPMGSIEGKYYLRFSAVDKPGVLAKISGVLGKYDISIESMVQSARMAGEEVPIVIMTHEAREEYVRKALDEIDTFDIITQKSRLIRIEDNLE
- the yrfG gene encoding GMP/IMP nucleotidase encodes the protein MIIDWNQIDTVLLDMDGTLLDRHFDDHFWLEHVPKRYAAKNGISLPDAKALLYSQFRSQERTLNWTDLDYWSDRLGLDIPLLKLEVEHLIAVHPGVVEFLLFLRQNGKSAWLVTNAHGKTLTLKMRKTRLGPYFTGIVSAHDIGLPKEENAFWGKLREKVPYDPARTLLGEDSETNLGTAQNYGIRFLIYVSRFSSAIQPVPSACFPSINHFTELIPHQDACRTESPK